TCTATCATGTATTCGGCCTGCAACTCGCGGCCGGTCAGGTGGCCCAGGGTGCGCCAATAATCGTACATCTGTTCCACCGAGTCCGGTTGCAGCGAGACCACGGTAATTCCGCGTTTTTCCAAAGCGGCCCAGAGTCCGGGATATCCCCGGCGCAGCATGGGGCGGATGAGGATCAGGTCCGGTTCGGCTGCCAGGAATTTTTCCACGCCGTCGCGGGCGTTGAATGCGGGTTTTTCCATGACGGCCATGGGATAGTCTTCGCTGGTGGAGACGCCGACGATCTCTTCGTTCAGCCCGAGGCTGAAGAGGTTCTCGGTATGAGCGCCGTACAGGGAGATGATTCGGGTAAACGGGGCCTTGACTTCGATGGTCCGGCCGGAATGGTCTGTCAGGGTCTGGGAGTTGGCCGGGGAGTGCAGCAAGAGCGTGAAGAAGAGGGTGAACAAAAGCCGTTTCAAAATGATTTCCTTAAATATAAGCGATGTATGGGCCGCTGGTGGTGTTCAGGATATGGACGTGCACGCCGAAAACCGCGTGGATGTTGTCCGGTGTGAGTGTGTGGGCAACGTTGCCATAGGCGTGAACGCGGCCTTTGTCCAGCAGGAACACCCGGTCGCAGAACCTGGCGGCCAGGTTGAGGTCGTGCAGGATGGTGATGACGGTTCGGTTTTTTGTCTTTGCCAACCGCTGGAGTTCGGTCATGGCTGCCATGGTGTGGCGGATGTCCATGGACGACGTCGGCTCGTCCAGCAGCAGGACGGGTGTATCCTGTGCCAGCCCGCGCGCCACGGCAGTGCGTTGTTGTTCGCCGCCGGACAGATCGGCCAGGATGCGGCCGCGCAACGGGTCGAGGTCCATGGCGGCAAGGCTTTCCTCGACGGTGACCAGATCTTGGGCCGTGGGGCGGCTGAACCTGGGTATGTGGGGATGGCGGCCCATGAGCACGGTCTCGAATACGGTGAAGGGAAAGTTGAGGTCGGCCTGCTGGGGGACCAGGGCGCATAGCCTGGCAAGGGCCGCGGCGGAAAAGCCGCTTACGGGCCTGTCTCCCATGGTCGCCCGTCCGGCGGATGGACGGAGGTGCCCGGCAAGGACCGAAAGCAGGGTTGATTTGCCGCTGCCGTTGGGGCCGAGGATGCCGTGCAGTCTGCCCGGCTCAAAGGCGATGTCCAGGCCGTTCAGGACGGGCGTTTCGGCATAGGCAAAGTGCAGGCCTTGCAGGGAACAGGAGAGGCTATCCACGATACAGTCTCCTGCTGCGGCTGAAAATCCAGCAGAATATCGGACCGCCGATGAGGGCGGTCAGCACGCCGATGGGCACCTCGTGGGGCAGCACGGCCCGGGTCAGGGTGTCGGCAATCAGGAGCAGGAGCGCCCCGCCCAGCCCCGAGGCAGGCAGGAGCCAGCGGTTGTCCGGGCCCACGATCATGCGCATGAGGTGGGGGACGATCAGCCCCACAAAGCCGATGATTCCGCTGACGGCAACGCAGACCGCGCTGATCAGGGAGGCCGTGATCAGCAGCAGGAGACGCACGCGGGCCGTGTCCACGCCAAGGCTCCGGGCCGGACGGGCACCCAGGCTCATGATGTTCAGGTCTCGTCCGAAGAAAAGGCATACGGTGAAGCCGAGCAGGGCGACCGTGCCGGTGAGGGCAACGTCGGTCCAGGTGCGGCTCACAAAGCTGCCCATGAGCCAGAAAACGATGACCGAGACGCGCTCGTCCGCCAGATATTTGATGAAACTCAGGCCCGCCGACAGGATGGCGGAGACGATGACGCCCGCCAGGATCAGGTTGGCAGGGGCCAGTTCACCGTCGCGCCCGGCCATGGCCATGACCGCGAACAGGGTGGCCGCCGCCCCCAGAAAGGCCATGAGGAAGAGCGTGGCCGGTCCGAATACGGTCAGGCCCAGCAACAGGGTCAGCGCCGCGCCAAAGGCTGCACCCGAAGATACGCCCAGGGTGAACGGGTCGGCCAGGGGATTGAGGAGCAGCCCCTGGAAAACCACGCCCGCCACGGCCAGGCCGAATCCTACGGACAGGCTGGTCAGGATGCGGGGCAGCCTGACCTCGAAGATGACGCTGGATTTCAGTGTGGGCATTGTGTCCGCCGCCCCCCGCAGCCCGTCCAGCAGCCATGTGAGAATCTCGGCTGGTGAAACGGCTATGAAGCCCATGCCGCAGGCAATGATCGTCAGCCCTGCCGCGATGGCGGCAAGGAGCAACAGGATCAGTCCCTTGCGGGTGGCTTGGCGGGGAACGGCGTTCATGTCTTGCCTAGGGAAGCAGGTGGGTCTGCGCACGGGCGTCTTTCACGTGATCGACGTAGATATCCGCCCATGTGTCCACCATGCCCAGACCGCGCAATTCGGTTTTCACATCGAATCCGGCCTTGGTCAGCATGGGCTTCCAGGCGTCGTCCTCGTCACCGGCCATATCGTTTGAGGCGTGGTCACCGGCAACGATCATGAACGGCTTGAGCAGGATGTGCTTCTTGCCGGAGGCCTTGAGATTGACCAGCAGTTCGTCAAAACCGGGGAATCCCTCCACACAGCCCACGAAGACAGGATAGCTGAAATGCTGCTGCATGGCGTGCTGGAACTCGGAGTATATGCCCGTGGAGAAATAGTCGTTTCCATGGCCCATGTAGACCAGGGCTGCATCCATTTTTTTCGCTTCTTCCACGTCGTTCTTCATGGCCTTTGCTCCCACCTCAATGTCTTCGACGTAGGGATGGACATTTCCGGGCATGCCCAACGCCGGGCGACCGAGTCGAAGGCTTGCGAAGGGCAGGGATTTCGTTTTCACGGTGCGGATGGAACGCAGGCCGATCAGGGTGTTCTTGAGGTCCTCGAATTCTTCTCCGGCAAAGACGTGCAGGGATTGTACGGTGACGTCCTTGTAGCCCTGGTCGCTCAGGTCGGCCAGGGTGGCCAGAGGACTTTTCACGTACAGGACATCTTCAGGTACATCGGGATTGGCCTCTTTCCAAGCAGCGTCGCCCTGTCGTTCCTGCCAGATGGACCGGATGATGCTTGAAGTGAAGGCCAGCTTCACCGGCACTTTGGGGTTGGCCGCCTGGACCCTGTCCCGGATGTGCAGGATGGATTTGAGCGCTTCCGGGTAGGAAGTGCCGAAGGCGGCCAGGACGATGGCCTCTTTGGCCGGACCTTCGTCGCCGTGTCCGGCATGTGCCGGGATGGTCAGAAACAGGAGCAGGAGCAGAGGCAGAAAAATGGCGTGTGTTCTTTGAAGCATTGTTCCTCCGATACGGAGGGGCTGATTAAGGAAAATGAATATCCCCTTCCTCGACGAATTCTGAGGAAGGGGAACCGTTTTTTCCCTTCAAATCCATGGCGGCAAGCCCTCGTACCACCGTGGCAAGTCCGATATCGTTTCAGGCAGGTCTTCCGGCTGGTCCCTCCTGCCCTCGCCTTCCCGGTTTTATCCAGTGGCATTGTGAGAACAGTTCGTCAGGACGTCACGGCGGCGGGTCCGCTCCCGATTCACACGGGATTCCCTATTGAGTCAAAACACCTGAAGGGCGAAAATTAGGCCGGTTACAGCGACTATGTCAAGGAAGACTCTGCGTTCCTGGCTATGCGTTCCTGGAATTGCTGGATCATTTCCTCGGCGTTGATGACCAGGGCGTCGGATTCGCCCATCATGCCGTACCCGAGGATGGGGATGTGGAAGATTTCCTCCACGGGAACGGTGAAGCCGGTGATGACCACCTGCTGTTGCCTGAGGACTTCGTCTACCAGGATGGCGCCCTTGTAGTCTCCCACACGGACCACAATGGCCTGGGCCATTTCGATGTTGTTGATTTCCGGGGTCAGTTCGAGAAGGTCGGCCAATCGGAGCAGGGAGTGTATTTCGCCACGCACGTCCACGGTTTCCCGTCCGTCGGGAAGCTGCACCACGTCCTGAAGGCGCGGCATGTAGATCTCTACCACGTCCCGGCTGGGCATGATGAACGTGTCGCCGCCCACCTTGCAGACCAGGGCGTCCACGATGCCTTCGTTGGCCGAGCGGTCCAGGGGAATGGTGATGGTGAAGGCCGCACCATGGCCCAGCGTGCTTTCTATTTCCACGTCACCGTCCAGAGTGACCTTGATCGCATTGACTACTGCATCCATGCCCACGCCTCGACCGGATACGTCGGTGATTGTTTCGGCGGTGGAGAATCCGCTTTGGAGCACGAATTGAAGTATTTCCTGCTTGTTGTATTCCTTGTCCGCGTCCGCCAGTCCCTTTTCGAGAGCCTTGGACAGAATCCGGTCCGGGTCCAGGCCCCGGCCGTCGTCCTTGACCTGGATAAAGGCACTGTCGCCTTTACGCCAAGCGGACAAGGTGACAACACCCGCTTCCGATTTCCCTGCGGCCTTTCGGCCC
This sequence is a window from Pseudodesulfovibrio sp. S3. Protein-coding genes within it:
- a CDS encoding ABC transporter substrate-binding protein, with protein sequence MKRLLFTLFFTLLLHSPANSQTLTDHSGRTIEVKAPFTRIISLYGAHTENLFSLGLNEEIVGVSTSEDYPMAVMEKPAFNARDGVEKFLAAEPDLILIRPMLRRGYPGLWAALEKRGITVVSLQPDSVEQMYDYWRTLGHLTGRELQAEYMIEDFQEGISRTEQRLASLTEDRRPGVFFESIHAKLATFSPGAMPLFVLEKAGGINVADDARPRHGTNIADYGLERLLARGSRIDVYLAQYGTMNEVSIPEIKNGPASSRIKAVLSGNVFLVDEHLVSRPTMRLLQGIEIIYQLLHP
- a CDS encoding ABC transporter ATP-binding protein, encoding MDSLSCSLQGLHFAYAETPVLNGLDIAFEPGRLHGILGPNGSGKSTLLSVLAGHLRPSAGRATMGDRPVSGFSAAALARLCALVPQQADLNFPFTVFETVLMGRHPHIPRFSRPTAQDLVTVEESLAAMDLDPLRGRILADLSGGEQQRTAVARGLAQDTPVLLLDEPTSSMDIRHTMAAMTELQRLAKTKNRTVITILHDLNLAARFCDRVFLLDKGRVHAYGNVAHTLTPDNIHAVFGVHVHILNTTSGPYIAYI
- a CDS encoding iron ABC transporter permease; the encoded protein is MNAVPRQATRKGLILLLLAAIAAGLTIIACGMGFIAVSPAEILTWLLDGLRGAADTMPTLKSSVIFEVRLPRILTSLSVGFGLAVAGVVFQGLLLNPLADPFTLGVSSGAAFGAALTLLLGLTVFGPATLFLMAFLGAAATLFAVMAMAGRDGELAPANLILAGVIVSAILSAGLSFIKYLADERVSVIVFWLMGSFVSRTWTDVALTGTVALLGFTVCLFFGRDLNIMSLGARPARSLGVDTARVRLLLLITASLISAVCVAVSGIIGFVGLIVPHLMRMIVGPDNRWLLPASGLGGALLLLIADTLTRAVLPHEVPIGVLTALIGGPIFCWIFSRSRRLYRG
- a CDS encoding sirohydrochlorin cobaltochelatase produces the protein MLQRTHAIFLPLLLLLFLTIPAHAGHGDEGPAKEAIVLAAFGTSYPEALKSILHIRDRVQAANPKVPVKLAFTSSIIRSIWQERQGDAAWKEANPDVPEDVLYVKSPLATLADLSDQGYKDVTVQSLHVFAGEEFEDLKNTLIGLRSIRTVKTKSLPFASLRLGRPALGMPGNVHPYVEDIEVGAKAMKNDVEEAKKMDAALVYMGHGNDYFSTGIYSEFQHAMQQHFSYPVFVGCVEGFPGFDELLVNLKASGKKHILLKPFMIVAGDHASNDMAGDEDDAWKPMLTKAGFDVKTELRGLGMVDTWADIYVDHVKDARAQTHLLP